Proteins from a single region of Candidatus Woesearchaeota archaeon:
- a CDS encoding MgtC/SapB family protein yields MVETALLLRFAIALALGLLVGLEREYARYKGRGHKHAGIRTYALIAIFGSLSAYIGQSVNIWIFVVASILLGAFVIAGYFAIAEHERKYIGATSEIAAFVVFFVGALCVYGELRLATLVTIAITTILYARSILHNLAKHMSKQEMTDTLKFAIIAFVILPFLPNQGYGPHELFNPYIIWLMVILISGISFVGYILMKLYGEKGIPLAGFLGGIVSSVAVTTSFATRSKKQVSLYRPLSLGILLANGIMLGRVLIEVAAVNRELLIKMLLPVGILAVITLILCYFLWHKAKPVKQDIELGTPFSLWPALRFALLLSFALTIIKLAGIYLSHTGVYFVSALSGFADVDAAALSLSHLAGKTLDFTTARNGILLAVITNMGTKGAIAYSMGSPKFGKLVISLFSVLIVGGLAIIFLL; encoded by the coding sequence ATGGTTGAGACAGCTCTTTTATTACGTTTTGCTATTGCTTTAGCTTTAGGTCTTCTCGTTGGTCTTGAACGAGAATATGCCCGATATAAAGGAAGAGGACATAAGCATGCAGGGATCAGGACATATGCGCTTATTGCAATATTTGGATCGTTGTCAGCGTATATTGGACAATCAGTTAATATTTGGATTTTTGTGGTAGCAAGTATTCTTTTGGGTGCTTTTGTGATTGCGGGATATTTTGCGATTGCAGAACATGAACGAAAATACATTGGTGCTACGTCAGAAATTGCGGCATTTGTGGTATTCTTTGTAGGAGCATTGTGTGTATATGGGGAGTTGCGTCTTGCAACACTGGTAACGATAGCAATTACAACCATTTTGTATGCTCGTTCTATTTTACATAATCTTGCGAAACATATGAGTAAACAAGAAATGACAGACACACTTAAATTTGCGATAATTGCATTTGTGATTTTACCGTTTCTTCCAAACCAAGGATATGGACCGCATGAATTGTTTAATCCATATATTATTTGGTTGATGGTTATTTTAATTTCAGGAATAAGTTTTGTGGGATATATTTTGATGAAGTTATATGGTGAAAAAGGAATCCCCCTTGCAGGTTTTCTGGGTGGAATAGTAAGTAGTGTTGCTGTAACAACAAGTTTTGCAACACGAAGTAAAAAACAAGTATCACTTTATCGTCCCCTTTCTTTAGGAATTCTCTTAGCTAATGGCATTATGTTAGGAAGAGTTTTAATTGAAGTTGCTGCAGTTAACCGTGAGCTACTGATTAAGATGTTACTTCCAGTAGGGATTTTAGCGGTTATTACGTTAATATTATGTTATTTCCTTTGGCACAAAGCCAAACCTGTTAAACAAGATATTGAACTGGGAACTCCTTTCTCTTTATGGCCAGCATTACGTTTCGCTTTACTACTAAGCTTTGCTTTAACAATAATTAAATTGGCAGGAATTTATTTATCACATACTGGTGTTTACTTTGTGAGTGCTTTGTCGGGGTTTGCGGATGTAGATGCAGCGGCGTTGTCGCTATCACATTTAGCAGGCAAGACATTGGACTTTACTACAGCAAGGAATGGAATTCTTCTTGCAGTGATTACAAATATGGGTACGAAAGGGGCAATAGCATATAGTATGGGAAGCCCAAAATTTGGAAAATTAGTGATAAGTTTGTTCTCAGTTCTGATAGTAGGTGGACTTGCAATAATATTCTTACTGTAG
- the mutS gene encoding DNA mismatch repair protein MutS, with the protein MSKEGLGESSSEGTGEGVKERANGSRSVSVLDLPTSQLTPGMRQYQDAKRSYPDCLIMLRMGDFYEMFYEDAITASRELEITLTARGQNEKRAPLAGIPFHALETYLGRLVKKGYKVAIIEQLEDPKQAKGLVKRGLLRIVTPGTIIEPNLLDEKENNYVMAVTSHQEEYIAAFCDISTGNFFTSSYSDLPLLISEITRLNPKECIIPQSLGVNKELCDALAQAGCYCTTREDYYFKVDKARGVLLDHFQLQNLENFGLEEQKKTVSVCGALISYLHDTQKNNLAHIKTIVTRNNFSTMVVDASTFRNLELVRNLRDGSSRGTLLGVLDKTVTVMGARLLRTWLKAPLLNIAAIEQRLDAVEQTAKDVISREKVREILERVVDIERIVSRVHYGTATPRDLLGLKQGLVQLPLLQAHLKKYSAPLLQEIASFDTLPMIATLLERSIRDDAPMLVREGGVIKPTFNPELEALLSIASHSKEYLQKLEEEEKKKTGINSLKIGYTRVFGYYIEITKKNVSAVPATYIRKQTTAAGERYITPELKAEEEKILTAEEKSVALELELYQNILRELVAVTVPLQDIAQKLAVLDVIMTLAKVSVEQHYCRPHFVLDEDILHIKAGRHPVVETTQRQFISNDIILNTGEMMIITGPNMAGKSTVMRQTALIVLMAQMGCFVPAQEVSMSIVDRVFTRVGAYDDVSSGQSTFMVEMNETAAILNNATAHSLVVLDEIGRGTSTFDGVSLAWSVAEHLYHKIRAKTLFATHYHVLNKMAENLPRIKNFNIAVREKQGDIIFLHKLVEGGTDQSYGIHVAKLAGLPAEVLQRARELQEALLKEDEMIHKLKGQKMNEQKGLGDFFSK; encoded by the coding sequence ATGTCAAAAGAGGGTTTGGGCGAAAGTAGTAGTGAGGGAACGGGCGAGGGTGTTAAAGAGAGAGCCAATGGTTCTCGTAGTGTTTCTGTTCTCGATTTGCCCACATCACAGCTCACGCCAGGTATGCGGCAGTATCAAGATGCGAAGCGATCATATCCGGACTGTTTGATTATGCTGCGTATGGGGGATTTCTATGAGATGTTTTACGAAGATGCGATTACGGCGTCTCGAGAGTTAGAAATAACACTTACGGCTCGCGGGCAGAATGAAAAACGCGCACCATTGGCAGGAATTCCGTTTCATGCTCTGGAGACATATTTAGGACGGCTGGTAAAGAAAGGATACAAAGTAGCGATTATTGAACAGCTTGAGGATCCCAAGCAGGCAAAGGGTCTTGTCAAACGGGGTTTACTGCGTATTGTTACACCTGGAACGATCATTGAGCCAAACTTGCTTGATGAAAAAGAAAATAATTATGTGATGGCAGTAACGTCACATCAAGAAGAGTATATTGCAGCGTTTTGTGATATTTCAACAGGGAATTTCTTTACTTCATCATATTCAGATTTACCATTGCTCATAAGCGAGATTACACGTCTTAATCCAAAAGAGTGCATTATTCCCCAAAGTCTGGGTGTAAACAAAGAGTTATGTGATGCGTTGGCGCAAGCAGGATGTTATTGTACGACACGAGAGGATTATTATTTCAAAGTTGACAAAGCACGTGGGGTTCTTCTAGATCACTTTCAACTGCAAAATCTCGAGAATTTTGGTTTAGAAGAACAAAAAAAAACGGTGAGTGTATGCGGCGCATTGATATCTTATTTGCATGATACCCAAAAAAATAATCTTGCTCACATCAAAACAATTGTTACCAGAAATAACTTTTCTACGATGGTAGTGGATGCAAGCACGTTTCGTAATTTAGAATTAGTGCGCAACTTGCGTGATGGAAGTTCTCGAGGAACTCTTTTAGGAGTTCTTGACAAGACGGTCACAGTGATGGGAGCACGATTATTACGCACGTGGCTTAAAGCACCGTTGCTTAATATCGCTGCGATTGAACAACGGCTTGATGCAGTTGAGCAGACTGCAAAAGATGTGATTTCTCGAGAAAAAGTTCGAGAAATTCTCGAAAGAGTAGTGGATATTGAACGAATCGTAAGTCGAGTGCATTATGGCACGGCAACTCCTCGAGATTTACTTGGTCTTAAACAGGGTCTTGTGCAACTTCCCCTGCTTCAAGCACATCTCAAAAAGTACAGCGCACCGCTATTACAAGAGATTGCATCTTTTGATACACTGCCGATGATTGCTACTCTTTTAGAACGGTCTATTCGGGATGATGCGCCAATGCTGGTTCGAGAAGGTGGCGTAATCAAACCTACGTTTAACCCTGAACTTGAGGCTTTACTCTCTATTGCAAGCCACAGTAAAGAATATCTTCAGAAATTAGAGGAAGAGGAGAAGAAAAAAACAGGCATAAATTCACTTAAAATTGGATACACCAGAGTATTTGGATATTACATTGAGATTACTAAGAAGAATGTGAGTGCCGTGCCTGCGACATATATACGCAAGCAAACCACGGCAGCAGGAGAACGCTATATCACGCCCGAACTTAAAGCAGAAGAAGAGAAAATTCTTACTGCTGAGGAAAAAAGTGTTGCACTAGAATTAGAGTTATATCAAAATATTCTTCGAGAACTCGTTGCGGTGACTGTACCCCTGCAAGATATTGCGCAAAAATTGGCAGTATTGGATGTCATTATGACTCTGGCTAAAGTAAGTGTAGAACAGCATTACTGCCGACCACATTTTGTTTTGGATGAGGATATTCTTCATATTAAAGCAGGACGACACCCCGTTGTTGAAACAACACAGCGGCAGTTTATCTCCAATGATATCATTCTTAACACAGGAGAAATGATGATTATCACCGGTCCAAACATGGCAGGAAAGTCCACCGTGATGCGTCAGACGGCACTGATTGTATTGATGGCGCAGATGGGTTGCTTTGTACCTGCACAAGAAGTGTCTATGAGTATTGTCGATCGCGTATTTACTCGTGTCGGTGCGTATGATGATGTGAGTTCAGGTCAATCCACGTTCATGGTCGAGATGAATGAAACAGCAGCGATTTTGAATAATGCAACGGCACACAGTTTGGTGGTGCTTGATGAAATAGGGAGAGGAACTTCCACATTTGATGGAGTATCGTTAGCGTGGAGTGTGGCAGAACATTTGTACCATAAGATACGCGCGAAGACATTATTTGCGACACATTATCATGTTTTAAACAAAATGGCAGAGAATTTGCCTCGAATCAAGAATTTTAATATTGCTGTTAGAGAGAAGCAAGGCGATATCATTTTTCTCCACAAATTGGTTGAAGGAGGAACAGATCAGAGTTACGGAATTCATGTGGCAAAATTGGCAGGATTGCCTGCTGAAGTTTTGCAACGAGCGCGAGAGTTGCAGGAAGCACTGCTCAAAGAAGATGAGATGATCCATAAGTTAAAAGGACAGAAAATGAATGAACAAAAGGGATTGGGTGATTTTTTTTCTAAGTAG
- a CDS encoding radical SAM protein — MPSFTYETLSFTKTESHLVVTLLKLFTTKIPLSEITAIGEFSLPNPNTITFNIGDEDKIQRKFSYVLENYFDHLTTKLTGNPATYIHKNSGIPLIGNVAFGIVYRNSSIIEIKPVTSCNLDCVYCSISEGLSSTKHDFVVELDYLLEELDKILQFVNEPLEIHIGVQGEPFLYADMDLLIERLQLLELVHTISIDTNGTLLNKDRIDRLAKCTKLQINLSLDAIDPEKAKIIAGTKNYNVEHVKEIIKYASQKLNVIVAPVLTKGFNEDEMDKIIEFIKSLPKQPILGIQNFLRYKTGRNAAQEIPWEDFYALLEKLEKKHHIKLKLSKEDFHIRKIKPLPKPFNEGDILYARVKCPDRFPHSIIAVAKDRNIAVPLCEYKKDKKIKVQIVRDKHNIFTAKVV; from the coding sequence ATGCCTTCATTCACCTACGAAACGCTTTCCTTCACCAAAACAGAATCTCACTTAGTCGTTACCCTTCTCAAACTCTTTACCACGAAAATCCCTTTAAGTGAAATCACTGCTATCGGCGAATTCAGCCTCCCCAATCCCAATACCATCACATTCAACATAGGCGATGAAGACAAAATCCAACGTAAATTCTCTTACGTTCTCGAGAATTATTTCGACCATCTCACCACCAAACTTACTGGCAATCCCGCAACCTACATTCACAAAAACTCTGGCATTCCTTTAATTGGCAATGTAGCATTTGGCATTGTGTATCGTAACTCATCCATCATTGAAATCAAACCTGTCACCTCCTGTAATCTCGACTGCGTCTACTGTTCCATCTCCGAAGGACTCTCGAGCACCAAACACGATTTTGTGGTAGAATTAGATTATCTTCTCGAAGAGTTAGACAAAATCTTGCAATTCGTCAACGAACCGTTAGAAATTCACATTGGTGTGCAAGGCGAACCATTTCTCTATGCTGACATGGATCTACTTATCGAACGCCTCCAACTTCTCGAATTAGTCCACACGATCTCCATCGACACCAATGGAACTTTGCTAAACAAAGACCGTATCGACAGATTAGCGAAATGCACCAAACTTCAAATCAATCTCTCACTAGACGCAATTGACCCAGAAAAAGCCAAAATCATCGCTGGCACTAAAAATTACAACGTGGAACACGTTAAAGAAATCATCAAATACGCTTCCCAAAAACTCAACGTCATCGTTGCTCCCGTTCTTACTAAAGGATTTAATGAAGATGAAATGGACAAAATTATTGAGTTCATCAAATCACTTCCTAAGCAGCCTATTTTGGGGATTCAAAACTTTCTTCGATATAAAACTGGTCGAAACGCTGCGCAAGAAATACCGTGGGAGGACTTTTATGCTCTTCTCGAAAAGCTCGAAAAAAAACATCACATCAAACTTAAATTAAGCAAAGAAGACTTTCATATTCGTAAAATAAAACCACTACCCAAACCATTCAATGAGGGAGACATACTCTATGCCCGAGTTAAATGTCCGGATCGTTTTCCTCATTCTATCATTGCCGTTGCCAAAGATCGCAACATTGCTGTTCCGTTGTGCGAATACAAGAAAGATAAGAAAATTAAAGTGCAGATTGTGCGTGATAAACACAATATTTTCACCGCAAAGGTAGTCTAA
- a CDS encoding nicotinamide-nucleotide adenylyltransferase: MNEEKVKNGEKKKKIGLFIGRFQPFHNGHLKAIKLILSKVDLLYIGIGSAQESKTQVNPYTVSQRATIIRAALAAVNIKNYILFSIRDVAQDAVWIRKIAKRVGKNTHVYSGNPHTLRVFHRGGYKTTPLSLYSNISATKVRRLMKQGQNWKNLVPRSTWSFHEEFQRRDNTNRRS, encoded by the coding sequence ATGAATGAAGAGAAAGTGAAGAATGGTGAGAAAAAGAAGAAGATTGGTCTCTTTATTGGTCGCTTTCAACCGTTTCATAATGGTCATCTTAAAGCAATAAAACTAATTTTGTCAAAAGTAGATCTACTTTATATTGGGATTGGCAGCGCTCAAGAAAGCAAAACGCAGGTAAATCCGTATACTGTGTCTCAACGCGCCACGATAATTAGGGCGGCACTTGCTGCGGTGAATATTAAGAATTACATCCTCTTCTCGATACGTGATGTAGCGCAAGATGCTGTTTGGATACGAAAGATAGCAAAACGGGTTGGCAAAAACACACATGTATATTCTGGAAATCCTCATACATTACGTGTTTTTCACAGAGGAGGGTATAAAACGACACCCCTCTCGCTGTATAGTAATATTAGCGCAACAAAGGTGCGCAGGCTTATGAAACAAGGTCAAAATTGGAAGAATCTTGTGCCCAGAAGTACATGGTCATTTCATGAAGAGTTTCAGAGAAGAGATAACACAAATCGGCGTAGTTAG
- a CDS encoding nucleoside monophosphate kinase: MNILLLGPPGSGKGTVAAQLVSDFGYVHLSTGNMFRDEIAKQTPIGKEVKHLLDSGVLVPDELTIRMVKSKIVKGKDYIFDGFPRTIPQADAFPLIDQVIYFDIPREEVVKRFADRRMGDNGTIYSMALNPPPKGVKVIFREDDKPEVVTKRFVEYQEKTQPLVDYYKKKKILLKIDAVKAPDIVYAQVKKVLGKK, from the coding sequence ATGAATATTCTCCTCTTAGGTCCTCCAGGTAGTGGTAAAGGCACTGTTGCTGCTCAACTGGTAAGTGATTTTGGCTATGTACATCTCTCCACCGGAAACATGTTTCGTGATGAGATTGCCAAACAGACTCCTATTGGCAAAGAAGTTAAACATCTCTTGGATAGTGGAGTTCTTGTACCTGATGAACTTACCATTCGCATGGTTAAATCAAAAATTGTCAAAGGCAAGGATTATATTTTTGATGGATTTCCTCGGACTATTCCTCAAGCCGATGCGTTTCCTCTTATTGACCAAGTCATTTATTTTGATATTCCCCGAGAGGAAGTCGTCAAACGCTTTGCCGATCGTCGCATGGGAGATAATGGAACTATCTATAGCATGGCTCTTAACCCTCCGCCCAAAGGAGTTAAAGTGATTTTTCGTGAAGATGACAAACCGGAAGTAGTCACCAAACGCTTTGTTGAATATCAAGAAAAGACACAACCATTAGTTGACTATTACAAAAAGAAAAAAATTCTTCTTAAGATTGACGCTGTTAAAGCACCTGATATTGTGTATGCGCAGGTAAAGAAAGTCTTGGGAAAGAAGTAA
- the folP gene encoding dihydropteroate synthase: MWNVIVMLNLHQTKTLVVGVVNVTPDSFSDGGEFFSVENAVEHAKMLVEEGADILDIGGESSRPGSDPVSVEEELRRVIPVIEKLRGEVDVPISLDTYKWEVAEAGLKAGADIINDISGLRDPKMVEVVARHQCPVIIMHMLGEPKTMQKDPSYHDVVAEIVDFFKERIVIARTAGINEIILDPGIGFGKNLEHNLEILRRFDEFCTLGYPVLIGTSRKSFLGTLMNGAGPRERLEGTIASTLVAVMKGATLVRVHDVKEMKKALMVVDGVRYC; the protein is encoded by the coding sequence ATGTGGAATGTGATCGTCATGCTTAATCTACATCAAACTAAAACATTGGTCGTTGGTGTTGTTAATGTCACACCAGATTCTTTTTCCGATGGAGGAGAGTTCTTTTCTGTAGAGAACGCTGTTGAACATGCTAAAATGTTAGTTGAAGAAGGAGCAGATATTCTGGATATTGGCGGCGAGAGTTCGCGTCCAGGGTCAGATCCAGTTAGTGTGGAAGAAGAGTTACGACGTGTGATCCCCGTTATTGAAAAGTTACGTGGTGAAGTTGATGTACCGATTTCATTGGATACGTATAAATGGGAAGTTGCTGAGGCGGGATTGAAAGCAGGTGCCGATATTATTAATGATATTTCTGGGCTGCGTGATCCTAAAATGGTTGAGGTTGTGGCTCGACATCAATGTCCTGTGATTATTATGCATATGTTAGGAGAACCAAAAACGATGCAGAAAGACCCTTCGTATCACGATGTTGTTGCTGAGATTGTTGACTTCTTTAAAGAGAGAATTGTTATTGCTCGCACGGCTGGGATTAATGAAATAATACTTGATCCCGGCATCGGGTTTGGTAAAAATTTAGAACATAATCTTGAGATCTTACGACGCTTTGATGAATTTTGCACACTTGGCTATCCAGTATTGATTGGCACATCGCGCAAATCGTTTTTAGGGACGTTGATGAATGGTGCTGGTCCTCGGGAAAGGCTAGAAGGAACGATTGCGTCTACTTTAGTTGCTGTGATGAAAGGCGCAACGCTGGTGCGTGTGCATGATGTCAAAGAGATGAAGAAAGCGTTGATGGTGGTTGACGGAGTGAGGTACTGTTGA
- a CDS encoding DEAD/DEAH box helicase, translating into MQFKNFTLDPFQEEAIHAIEQNYSVVVSAPTGSGKTLTADYIIDKYSKTNKRIIYTAPIKALSNQKYKDFAKEYGDDHVGLMTGDVVINPTAKVVIMTTEIYRNMAISKDKDLDNISYVIFDEVHYINDIERGYVWEESIIYSVPSVRFLCLSATIPNAKQFANWIEAIKQHPVKTVISNKRNVPLEHQFYDYELGITTLEKIKEARNVPQYRDVIHKKGAKRERVPEPNHIDLVRDLGKSKLPCLFFSFSRKDCQIKAQELAKRNLFDKDPRITEFFRQKIENAPPDVNKLASTLLIKETIPQGIAFHHAGLLPIIKEAVEELFSRGWINVLYTTETFAVGINMPAKTVCFNSLRKYDGINFRYLNTKEYFQIAGRAGRRGIDKIGYAISLIFRPTFDYHEVKRITEKDSDPIKSQFRLCVNTVLNLIEHHPVEEIEHILRLSFASYQKFGNAYDTVPTSLLLARYNSIYKKLEKLAYVEKGALTHKGHFAARIFADEITLGEIFATPVADEFDEYEILLVLASIVYEPREMNQFSKQFLDEKYNHAHKVLMKEEYLHHEKKFYSMKEMTTLIYPLYNGKSFFEILKLTNLLEGDLIRFYTQILDRLNQIRKATTNFRLLNKIKNCEGVIQKGLEGIYLLD; encoded by the coding sequence ATGCAATTCAAAAATTTTACTCTTGATCCATTTCAAGAAGAAGCAATTCATGCTATAGAACAAAATTATTCTGTGGTTGTCTCAGCTCCCACTGGTTCAGGAAAAACCCTCACGGCAGATTACATCATTGATAAATATAGCAAAACCAACAAACGCATCATCTACACCGCTCCGATTAAAGCCCTTTCAAACCAGAAATACAAAGACTTCGCCAAAGAATATGGTGATGATCACGTAGGGCTTATGACTGGTGATGTAGTTATTAATCCAACTGCTAAAGTAGTCATTATGACCACTGAAATTTATCGCAACATGGCTATTAGTAAAGATAAAGATCTTGATAACATAAGTTATGTTATTTTTGATGAAGTCCATTACATTAACGACATTGAACGTGGGTACGTTTGGGAAGAATCAATAATCTATAGTGTCCCAAGCGTTCGCTTCCTTTGTCTAAGCGCAACCATTCCTAATGCAAAACAATTCGCAAACTGGATCGAAGCAATCAAACAGCACCCAGTTAAAACTGTTATTTCTAACAAACGTAATGTTCCATTAGAACATCAATTTTATGATTATGAACTAGGAATTACCACTCTTGAAAAAATCAAAGAGGCTCGAAATGTTCCCCAATACCGCGATGTGATCCATAAAAAAGGGGCAAAACGAGAAAGGGTGCCAGAACCAAACCACATTGATCTTGTTCGTGATCTTGGAAAAAGTAAACTTCCCTGTCTTTTTTTTAGTTTCTCCCGTAAAGATTGTCAAATCAAAGCTCAAGAACTCGCTAAGCGTAATCTCTTTGACAAAGACCCTCGCATTACTGAGTTTTTTCGTCAAAAAATTGAAAATGCTCCTCCCGACGTTAATAAACTTGCATCAACACTCTTAATTAAAGAAACAATTCCCCAAGGCATTGCGTTCCATCATGCAGGTCTTCTTCCAATCATTAAAGAAGCAGTTGAAGAACTTTTTTCTCGTGGCTGGATTAATGTTCTTTATACTACCGAAACCTTTGCCGTAGGTATTAACATGCCAGCAAAAACGGTTTGTTTCAACAGCTTACGAAAATATGATGGTATAAATTTTCGTTATCTTAACACCAAAGAATATTTTCAAATTGCCGGTCGTGCTGGTCGTCGTGGCATCGATAAAATTGGTTACGCTATTAGTTTGATTTTTCGACCAACATTTGATTATCATGAAGTCAAACGCATCACTGAAAAAGATAGTGATCCTATTAAATCCCAATTTCGACTTTGTGTAAACACGGTTCTTAATCTTATTGAGCATCATCCCGTTGAAGAAATTGAACATATCCTGCGATTAAGTTTTGCTTCTTATCAAAAATTTGGCAATGCCTATGATACTGTTCCAACAAGTCTTCTCTTAGCTCGATATAACAGCATCTATAAAAAATTAGAAAAACTAGCCTATGTTGAAAAAGGTGCTTTAACACATAAAGGTCACTTTGCTGCTCGTATCTTTGCCGACGAAATAACCCTGGGCGAAATCTTTGCAACGCCTGTTGCTGATGAATTTGATGAATACGAAATACTTCTGGTGTTGGCATCAATAGTCTATGAGCCACGTGAAATGAACCAATTTAGCAAACAGTTCCTTGATGAGAAATATAACCATGCGCATAAAGTTCTGATGAAAGAAGAATATTTACATCATGAAAAGAAATTTTATTCCATGAAAGAGATGACTACCCTGATTTATCCTCTTTATAACGGCAAAAGCTTCTTTGAAATTTTAAAGTTAACCAACCTGCTTGAAGGAGACCTCATTCGCTTTTATACTCAGATTCTAGATCGATTAAACCAGATTCGTAAAGCTACAACTAATTTTAGATTATTGAATAAAATTAAGAACTGCGAAGGTGTCATCCAGAAAGGTCTGGAAGGAATTTACTTGTTGGATTAG
- a CDS encoding HAD family hydrolase: MASIYLFDLDGTIINPTIYKEIYHEVLLMIAKNKEISLVELELEASKVSLRKNSEGKFDTGELCKHFDLIEEYYDILGPKITATDLANKEVLSRMNKAVIAGKKVGIVSNSFTRTILLYVKRYKLPVDFVFSAEEAGYLKSDIRFWRALIKAHRLPLDCVVVGNDPIEDVKMPEKVGFKGEMV; this comes from the coding sequence ATGGCAAGTATTTATCTTTTCGATCTTGATGGTACGATCATCAATCCTACTATCTACAAAGAGATTTATCATGAAGTTCTTTTAATGATTGCAAAAAATAAAGAGATCTCGTTAGTGGAACTGGAATTAGAAGCAAGTAAAGTAAGCTTACGCAAGAATTCAGAAGGAAAATTCGATACTGGCGAGTTATGCAAACATTTTGATCTTATTGAAGAGTATTACGACATCCTTGGACCAAAAATCACCGCTACTGATCTTGCTAACAAAGAAGTTTTAAGTAGAATGAATAAAGCAGTTATTGCTGGAAAAAAAGTAGGTATTGTATCTAACTCATTCACCCGTACAATCCTTCTCTATGTCAAACGATATAAACTTCCCGTTGACTTCGTTTTTAGCGCTGAAGAAGCTGGATATCTGAAAAGTGATATACGCTTTTGGCGTGCGTTGATCAAAGCCCATCGCTTGCCTCTTGATTGTGTAGTTGTGGGAAACGATCCGATAGAAGACGTCAAAATGCCCGAGAAAGTCGGATTTAAAGGAGAGATGGTTTGA